In Streptomyces sp. 840.1, one DNA window encodes the following:
- a CDS encoding ROK family transcriptional regulator gives MSNTSIRRGTNLPRMGDFNESVVLDAIRRHPKGLSRVELAHATGLSAQTVSNICRRLLDQGLTQESGKQSSGGGGKPRTLLRVVAGARYAVGVHLDPAVITYVLLDLLGTTVARRSESTPLGTDTHAVTAEMVSAVRALIDDSGVEPERVLGLGIAAPGPLDAGHGMVVDPPELPGWGSVPLRARLAAGTGLPTLLDKDVIAAAVAERWMGAATETRNFLFFYLGTGSGMGLVVDDTVLRGASGNAGEVGGLGAACSTRALVDEAIQMGALGHEFTPTGPQDARRSLDELARLARAGVQPAAGVVERWAIRIGRGVCAAATLLDSDTIVFGGPLWPQMSEPFLSVIEPMVAASPYVKAVHPTRVTSTRIGEHVAAVGAACLVLDQTLSAQPGSLLLH, from the coding sequence ATGAGCAACACATCGATCAGGCGGGGTACCAACCTGCCACGCATGGGCGACTTCAACGAGTCGGTCGTCCTGGACGCCATCCGGCGCCACCCCAAGGGCCTGAGCCGGGTGGAACTCGCCCATGCCACCGGGCTCTCCGCACAGACGGTCTCCAACATCTGCCGCCGGCTCCTGGACCAGGGGCTGACCCAGGAGTCGGGCAAGCAGTCGTCCGGCGGTGGCGGCAAGCCCCGTACGCTGCTGCGCGTCGTGGCGGGAGCGCGGTACGCGGTCGGGGTGCATCTGGACCCGGCCGTCATCACCTACGTACTGCTCGATCTGCTGGGCACCACCGTCGCCCGGCGCAGCGAATCCACCCCTCTGGGCACCGACACCCACGCGGTCACCGCCGAGATGGTGAGCGCGGTGCGGGCCCTGATCGATGATTCGGGCGTCGAGCCCGAACGGGTTCTCGGCCTGGGCATCGCGGCCCCCGGGCCGCTGGACGCCGGGCACGGAATGGTCGTCGATCCGCCCGAACTGCCGGGCTGGGGAAGCGTTCCGCTGCGTGCCAGGCTCGCCGCCGGAACGGGGCTGCCCACGCTGCTCGACAAGGACGTCATCGCCGCGGCGGTGGCCGAGCGCTGGATGGGGGCCGCCACGGAGACCCGCAACTTCCTGTTCTTCTACCTGGGCACCGGCTCGGGCATGGGGCTCGTCGTGGACGACACGGTCCTGCGCGGCGCCTCCGGGAACGCCGGTGAGGTCGGCGGGCTGGGGGCCGCCTGCTCCACCCGGGCGCTGGTCGACGAGGCGATCCAGATGGGGGCCCTGGGGCACGAGTTCACGCCCACCGGCCCCCAGGACGCCCGGCGCAGTCTGGACGAGCTCGCCCGGCTGGCCCGAGCGGGCGTGCAGCCCGCGGCGGGTGTCGTGGAGCGCTGGGCGATCCGCATCGGCAGGGGGGTGTGCGCGGCGGCCACCCTGCTCGACTCGGACACCATCGTCTTCGGCGGACCGCTCTGGCCGCAGATGTCCGAACCGTTCCTCAGCGTGATCGAACCGATGGTCGCGGCGTCCCCGTACGTGAAGGCGGTCCACCCCACCCGGGTGACCTCGACCCGCATCGGCGAGCACGTCGCCGCTGTGGGCGCCGCCTGTCTGGTCCTGGACCAGACGCTGTCCGCGCAGCCGGGAAGCCTGCTGCTGCACTGA
- a CDS encoding GH39 family glycosyl hydrolase, whose amino-acid sequence MTRDLEPGSRAGGTSSAVSIDLSASAEGTALQPFWRRVVGAGRANEGLRADWQRQLVAARRDCGFEYVRFHGLFHDDMFVYTEREDGAPVFNFQYVDALFDFLLDTGVRPFVEFGFSPRALARETSTVFWWGAHGAPPVDLDKWAALIEATVRHWIGRYGADEVRRWYFEVWNEANLDGFFKGTRSEYFELYRVTAGAVKAVDGSLRVGGPATSNFVPDERFSKDVEDVALRITAGRDDIDTLRWRPVWLEAFLEFCEREALPVDFVSTHPYPTDWALDEHGRGEKLTRSKDATPQDLALLRDMVAGSPFPEAEIHLTEWSSSSSPRDHTHDTLPAATYVVRSVLHSLGTVDSLAYWTFTDVFEEGGAGDELFHGGFGMLTLPGIPKPTYHAYRMLNALGDELIGQGEDFTATRDSATGRVGILVHHYPAQEPKSVPASFDDRSTARSTQAKGEPRELRLRLTGLAPGACFEVESLEPGHGDAIGAWQELGEPGAPTREQLAHLDRRARATRLETLRADAAGVLVHEAPLQPWSITLVRQVP is encoded by the coding sequence ATGACTCGTGACCTGGAACCAGGCAGCCGTGCGGGCGGCACGAGCTCAGCGGTGAGCATCGATCTCTCCGCGTCGGCCGAGGGCACCGCGCTCCAGCCGTTCTGGCGCCGCGTGGTAGGTGCGGGACGGGCCAATGAGGGGCTCCGGGCCGACTGGCAGCGCCAGCTCGTAGCGGCCCGGCGGGACTGCGGCTTCGAGTACGTCCGCTTTCACGGGCTGTTCCACGACGACATGTTCGTCTACACCGAGCGCGAGGACGGCGCCCCGGTGTTCAACTTCCAGTACGTGGACGCCCTGTTCGACTTCCTGCTGGACACGGGCGTGCGGCCGTTCGTCGAGTTCGGCTTCAGCCCGCGCGCGCTCGCCCGGGAGACCAGCACCGTCTTCTGGTGGGGCGCGCACGGTGCGCCGCCCGTCGACCTGGACAAGTGGGCCGCGCTCATCGAGGCGACGGTGCGCCACTGGATCGGGCGCTACGGGGCGGACGAGGTGCGCCGCTGGTACTTCGAGGTGTGGAACGAGGCCAACCTCGACGGGTTCTTCAAGGGGACCCGCTCCGAGTACTTCGAGCTGTACCGGGTCACGGCCGGGGCGGTGAAGGCCGTGGACGGTTCGCTGCGCGTGGGCGGCCCCGCCACCTCCAACTTCGTGCCGGACGAGCGGTTCAGCAAGGACGTGGAGGACGTCGCCCTGCGGATCACCGCAGGCCGCGACGACATCGACACCCTCCGCTGGCGGCCCGTGTGGCTGGAGGCGTTCCTGGAGTTCTGCGAGCGCGAGGCACTCCCCGTCGACTTCGTCTCCACGCACCCCTACCCCACGGACTGGGCGCTGGACGAGCACGGCCGGGGCGAGAAGCTCACCCGGTCGAAGGACGCGACCCCCCAGGACCTGGCGCTGCTGCGCGACATGGTCGCCGGCAGCCCGTTCCCCGAGGCGGAGATCCACCTCACCGAATGGTCCTCGTCCTCCTCGCCGCGCGACCACACCCACGACACCCTGCCCGCGGCGACGTACGTGGTCCGCTCCGTACTGCACTCCCTCGGGACCGTCGACTCGCTGGCCTACTGGACCTTCACCGACGTCTTCGAGGAGGGCGGCGCCGGCGACGAGCTGTTCCACGGCGGCTTCGGCATGCTCACCCTGCCGGGGATCCCCAAGCCGACGTACCACGCCTACCGGATGCTGAACGCGCTCGGGGACGAGCTGATCGGACAGGGCGAGGACTTCACCGCCACGCGGGACTCCGCCACCGGACGCGTCGGCATCCTGGTGCACCACTACCCGGCGCAGGAGCCCAAGTCGGTACCGGCCTCCTTCGACGACCGCTCGACGGCCAGGTCCACCCAGGCCAAGGGCGAACCGCGCGAGCTCCGGCTGCGGCTGACGGGGCTGGCCCCGGGCGCCTGTTTCGAGGTGGAGAGCCTGGAGCCGGGCCACGGGGACGCGATCGGGGCCTGGCAGGAGCTGGGCGAACCGGGCGCACCGACCCGTGAGCAGCTGGCCCACCTGGACCGGCGGGCGCGGGCGACCAGGCTGGAGACCCTGCGGGCGGACGCGGCGGGTGTGCTCGTACACGAGGCACCACTGCAGCCGTGGTCGATCACGCTGGTACGTCAAGTCCCCTAG
- a CDS encoding winged helix-turn-helix domain-containing protein — translation MANTRTISAASAATAAQPATAAATTARPLSPNPNRHRLRAVAPDEVFQPADVAAFLAPGATWLPAPQHTLPALPGRPPMVGYLVLVPADQQPPAAAVRAGQYVVPEILEAPGAGPVRIDPVQRTASVNGDRLDLTYLEFELLAHLVAHPNRVHTRDQLVTTVWGYGHVGDGRTVDVHVARLRRKLGAEHRRSIQTVRRVGYKYTP, via the coding sequence ATGGCGAACACTCGTACCATCTCCGCCGCTTCCGCTGCCACCGCAGCCCAGCCGGCGACCGCTGCGGCCACCACCGCCCGTCCCCTCTCCCCCAACCCCAACCGGCACCGGCTGCGGGCCGTCGCGCCGGACGAGGTCTTCCAGCCGGCCGATGTGGCCGCGTTCCTGGCGCCGGGTGCCACCTGGCTGCCCGCACCGCAGCACACCCTGCCGGCGCTGCCGGGCCGGCCGCCGATGGTCGGCTACCTGGTGCTCGTCCCCGCCGACCAGCAGCCGCCGGCCGCGGCGGTCCGGGCCGGCCAGTACGTGGTGCCGGAGATCCTGGAGGCGCCGGGGGCCGGACCGGTGCGCATCGACCCCGTCCAGCGCACCGCATCGGTGAACGGCGACCGGCTCGACCTCACCTACCTGGAGTTCGAGCTCCTCGCCCATCTGGTGGCGCACCCCAACCGGGTGCACACCCGCGACCAGCTGGTGACCACGGTCTGGGGCTACGGGCACGTGGGCGACGGGCGCACCGTCGATGTCCATGTCGCCCGGCTGCGCCGCAAGCTGGGCGCCGAGCACCGCCGGTCGATCCAGACGGTGCGGCGCGTCGGATACAAGTACACGCCCTGA
- the glnII gene encoding glutamine synthetase: MTFKAEYIWIDGTEPTAKLRSKTKIMPGSPSSDAAGLPIWGFDGSSTNQAEGHASDRVLKPVFTCPDPIRGGDDVLVLCEVFHIDMTPHESNTRAGLRPVAEQFAGQEPIFGIEQEYTFFDGHRPLGFPEGGFPAAQGGYYCGVGADEIFGRDIVEKHLDNCLKAGLGISGINAEVMPGQWEFQVGPLSPLEVSDQLWIARWLLYRTAEDFGVSATLDPKPVKGDWNGAGAHTNFSTRAMREGYDPIITACESLGEGSKPMDHVKHYGAGIDERLTGLHETAPWNEYSYGVSDRGASVRIPWQVEQDRKGYIEDRRPNANVDPYVVTRLIVDTCCAALEKAGQA; the protein is encoded by the coding sequence GTGACGTTCAAGGCTGAGTACATCTGGATCGACGGCACCGAGCCGACCGCCAAGCTCCGCTCCAAGACGAAGATCATGCCCGGTTCCCCGTCGTCCGACGCGGCCGGGCTGCCCATCTGGGGCTTCGACGGATCGAGCACCAACCAGGCCGAGGGCCACGCCTCCGACCGGGTGCTGAAGCCGGTCTTCACCTGCCCGGACCCGATCCGCGGCGGTGACGACGTCCTGGTCCTGTGCGAGGTCTTCCACATCGACATGACCCCGCACGAGTCCAACACGCGTGCCGGACTGCGCCCGGTCGCCGAGCAGTTCGCGGGTCAGGAGCCGATCTTCGGCATCGAGCAGGAGTACACCTTCTTCGACGGCCACCGGCCGCTCGGCTTCCCCGAGGGCGGCTTCCCGGCAGCGCAGGGCGGCTACTACTGCGGAGTCGGCGCGGACGAGATCTTCGGCCGCGACATCGTCGAGAAGCACCTCGACAACTGCCTGAAGGCGGGCCTGGGCATATCCGGCATCAACGCCGAGGTGATGCCGGGCCAGTGGGAGTTCCAGGTCGGCCCGCTGTCCCCGCTGGAGGTCTCCGACCAGCTGTGGATCGCCCGCTGGCTGCTCTACCGGACCGCCGAGGACTTCGGTGTCTCCGCGACCCTGGACCCGAAGCCGGTCAAGGGCGACTGGAACGGCGCCGGCGCGCACACCAACTTCTCCACCCGGGCGATGCGCGAGGGCTACGACCCGATCATCACCGCGTGCGAGTCGCTGGGTGAGGGCTCGAAGCCGATGGACCACGTCAAGCACTACGGCGCGGGCATCGACGAGCGGCTGACCGGTCTGCACGAGACCGCCCCGTGGAACGAGTACAGCTACGGCGTCTCCGACCGCGGCGCCTCGGTCCGCATCCCGTGGCAGGTCGAGCAGGACCGCAAGGGCTACATCGAGGACCGCCGCCCGAACGCCAACGTCGACCCGTACGTCGTCACGCGGCTGATCGTCGACACCTGCTGCGCCGCGCTGGAGAAGGCCGGCCAGGCCTGA
- a CDS encoding Gfo/Idh/MocA family protein encodes MTTSVNPLRIGLAGTGPWARNTQAPALAAHPGAVLSGVWGRRAEAAQEVADAHGAKAYTGDAGLDELFAVSDAVAFALPPDVQAPLAARAAAAGCHLLMDKPVATSVAAARTVAEAAERARVASVVFCTLRFAPETAAWIEEQHAAGGWFTAHAHWIGALWAPGADSEYAASPWRHEKGGLWDVGPHALSVLIPVLGEVTRLTAARGPADTHHLILRHASGASSTVTLTLAAPQAATGVEVQLRGEHGTVGLPRWDGAVGAYTAAVDALIESVRTGVAHPCDARFGLRLTELLAEAEAQAGE; translated from the coding sequence ATGACGACATCCGTGAACCCCCTGCGTATCGGCCTGGCCGGGACCGGTCCCTGGGCCCGCAACACCCAGGCCCCCGCCCTCGCCGCACACCCCGGCGCCGTGCTGAGCGGGGTGTGGGGCCGCCGGGCCGAGGCCGCCCAGGAGGTGGCCGACGCCCACGGTGCCAAGGCGTACACCGGGGATGCGGGGCTCGACGAGCTGTTCGCCGTGAGCGACGCCGTCGCGTTCGCCCTGCCGCCGGACGTACAGGCGCCGCTGGCCGCCCGTGCCGCGGCGGCCGGCTGCCATCTGCTGATGGACAAGCCGGTGGCCACGAGCGTCGCGGCGGCGCGCACGGTGGCGGAGGCGGCGGAGCGCGCCCGGGTCGCCTCGGTCGTCTTCTGCACCCTGCGGTTCGCCCCGGAGACCGCGGCCTGGATCGAGGAACAGCACGCGGCGGGCGGCTGGTTCACCGCGCACGCGCACTGGATCGGCGCCCTGTGGGCACCCGGCGCGGACAGCGAGTACGCCGCGTCCCCCTGGCGCCACGAGAAGGGCGGCCTCTGGGACGTCGGCCCGCACGCGCTCTCCGTCCTCATTCCGGTGCTGGGCGAGGTGACCCGGCTGACCGCCGCCCGCGGCCCCGCCGACACCCACCACCTGATCCTCCGCCACGCCTCCGGAGCCTCCAGCACGGTGACGCTCACCCTGGCCGCCCCCCAGGCGGCGACCGGCGTCGAGGTGCAGCTCAGGGGCGAGCACGGCACCGTCGGGCTGCCCCGGTGGGACGGCGCGGTCGGCGCCTACACGGCGGCGGTGGACGCGCTCATCGAATCGGTGCGCACGGGAGTGGCGCACCCCTGCGACGCACGGTTCGGGCTCCGGCTGACCGAACTCCTCGCGGAGGCCGAGGCGCAGGCGGGGGAGTAG
- a CDS encoding arsenate reductase family protein, which translates to MEIWINPACSKCRGALHLLDEEGAEYTVRRYLEDVPSPEEIRAVLDRLGLEPWEITRTQEADAKELGLKDWPRDAAARDRWITALAGHPKLIQRPIITAEDGTAVVARTDEAVREAMGR; encoded by the coding sequence ATGGAGATCTGGATCAATCCCGCCTGTTCCAAGTGCCGGGGCGCGCTGCACCTGCTCGACGAGGAGGGCGCCGAGTACACCGTCCGCCGCTACCTGGAGGACGTGCCGTCACCGGAGGAGATCCGGGCCGTCCTCGACCGGCTGGGGCTGGAGCCTTGGGAGATCACGCGGACACAGGAGGCGGACGCGAAGGAGCTGGGGCTCAAGGACTGGCCGCGCGACGCGGCCGCCCGGGACCGGTGGATCACGGCGCTCGCCGGGCACCCGAAGCTGATCCAGCGGCCGATCATCACGGCCGAGGACGGCACGGCCGTGGTCGCGCGCACGGACGAGGCGGTGCGGGAGGCGATGGGGCGCTGA
- a CDS encoding metallophosphoesterase, which yields MSPPNDPGPSARVEPGRLLAVSDLHVGMAENRPIVESLRPSGDHDWLIVAGDVAERMDDVQWALELLSERFAHVIWTPGNHELWTTQKDPVRLTGQARYESLVELCGKLGVSTPEDPFPLWRGPGGPVAVAPMFLLYDYTFRVPGAATKAESLARAQEAGVVCTDEYMLHHDPYPAREDWCRARVARTEQRLAAHDPDIPLVLVGHWPLIRKPTSVLWHPEFAQWCGTELTADWHRRFNVAAVVYGHLHIPRTTWYDGVRFEEVSIGYPREWRKRGHPHGLLRRILPYEQGPQEPAGREDTAGTRQGTAS from the coding sequence ATGAGTCCTCCGAACGACCCGGGTCCATCGGCGAGAGTGGAGCCCGGCCGGCTTCTCGCGGTCAGTGACCTGCACGTAGGCATGGCCGAGAACCGGCCGATCGTCGAGTCGCTACGCCCGTCCGGTGACCACGACTGGCTGATAGTCGCGGGTGACGTCGCCGAGCGGATGGATGACGTGCAATGGGCGCTCGAGCTGCTCTCGGAGCGGTTCGCCCACGTCATCTGGACCCCCGGCAACCACGAGCTGTGGACGACGCAGAAGGACCCGGTCCGGCTGACCGGGCAGGCGCGCTACGAGAGCCTCGTCGAGCTGTGCGGAAAGCTCGGCGTGAGCACGCCGGAGGACCCGTTTCCGCTGTGGCGAGGCCCCGGGGGACCGGTGGCCGTCGCGCCGATGTTCCTCCTGTACGACTACACCTTCCGGGTCCCGGGCGCGGCGACCAAGGCGGAATCCCTTGCCCGCGCCCAAGAGGCCGGCGTCGTCTGCACGGACGAGTACATGCTGCACCACGACCCGTATCCGGCACGGGAGGACTGGTGCAGGGCCCGGGTGGCCCGGACCGAGCAGCGGCTCGCCGCTCATGACCCGGACATCCCACTGGTACTCGTGGGGCACTGGCCGCTGATACGGAAACCCACCTCGGTGCTGTGGCACCCGGAGTTCGCCCAGTGGTGCGGAACGGAACTCACGGCGGACTGGCACCGCCGCTTCAACGTCGCGGCAGTGGTGTACGGGCACCTCCACATACCCCGCACCACGTGGTACGACGGAGTGCGCTTCGAGGAGGTCTCGATCGGCTATCCGCGGGAGTGGCGCAAGCGGGGTCACCCCCACGGACTGCTGCGTCGGATCCTGCCGTACGAACAAGGGCCGCAGGAGCCGGCGGGCCGCGAGGATACGGCAGGGACGCGGCAGGGGACGGCATCGTGA
- a CDS encoding 4'-phosphopantetheinyl transferase → MIERLVPASVSCAHSREDHPSADTLFPEETAQVARSTLARRAEFASVRGCARRAMARLGLAPVPILRGPRGAPLWPAGFVGSMTHCQGYRGAALASAREIRSLGIDAEPHVQLPSDIRKLVASAEEDRWMSAQQPAGAIHWDRLLFSAKESVFKAWYPLTRLELDFNQAEIIFRRPEQGVAEGTFTAQLLCRASGMPDSFEGRWLVMEGIAATAVVLPAE, encoded by the coding sequence GTGATAGAGCGCCTTGTCCCCGCCTCGGTCTCCTGCGCCCACTCCCGCGAGGACCACCCGTCCGCCGACACGCTCTTCCCCGAGGAGACGGCCCAGGTGGCCCGGAGCACGCTTGCCCGCAGAGCCGAGTTCGCCTCCGTCCGCGGCTGCGCCCGGCGGGCCATGGCCCGCCTCGGTCTCGCGCCCGTACCCATCCTGCGCGGCCCGCGGGGCGCCCCGCTGTGGCCCGCCGGGTTCGTCGGGAGCATGACGCACTGCCAGGGCTACCGGGGGGCGGCTCTGGCCAGCGCGCGCGAGATCCGCTCGCTGGGCATCGACGCCGAACCGCATGTGCAACTACCTTCTGACATACGCAAGTTGGTCGCGTCTGCCGAGGAGGACCGGTGGATGTCCGCCCAGCAGCCGGCCGGCGCCATCCACTGGGACCGGCTGCTCTTCAGTGCCAAGGAAAGCGTCTTCAAGGCCTGGTATCCGCTGACCCGGCTCGAACTCGACTTCAACCAGGCGGAGATCATTTTCCGCCGCCCGGAACAGGGTGTGGCCGAAGGCACCTTCACCGCGCAACTGCTGTGCCGTGCATCCGGTATGCCCGACTCCTTCGAAGGCCGCTGGCTGGTCATGGAGGGCATCGCGGCCACCGCGGTCGTCCTTCCGGCCGAGTGA
- a CDS encoding putative 2OG-Fe(II) oxygenase, producing MLEDASANNSPIFTLFDSETVDELTRDHILRLAVGVLGAVRIRGFSSLVDCEDVMSSLATCELGGYDESLIFPRIAKLGPAAYDFYGDYGLGERYWEHAEQSVGTRATLLRGGDPMDVAKQRLRAAWGDELIPATSGGRELFAGMIREIASGAKIHFDEIVREFPGVLDEPPASFLTFNWYLSMPKAGGETFVYRHGWRPSDEQYRDGYGYTDEAVRGEPVACVKPEAGDAVIFDSRNLHAVEPAQGEGRRVSLSFFLGVTGRGPLAIWS from the coding sequence GTGCTCGAGGACGCGAGTGCCAATAACTCGCCGATCTTCACGTTATTCGATTCGGAAACGGTTGATGAACTCACCCGGGATCATATCCTCCGGCTGGCGGTCGGAGTGCTCGGCGCCGTTCGGATCAGAGGATTCTCCTCACTGGTGGACTGTGAAGACGTGATGAGCAGTCTCGCTACCTGCGAGTTGGGTGGATACGACGAGTCGCTGATATTCCCGCGGATCGCGAAGCTGGGTCCCGCGGCGTACGACTTCTACGGAGACTACGGTCTCGGCGAGCGCTATTGGGAGCATGCGGAGCAGTCTGTCGGGACCCGGGCCACCTTGCTCCGCGGCGGTGATCCCATGGATGTCGCGAAGCAGCGGCTCCGTGCGGCCTGGGGGGATGAGCTGATTCCCGCGACGTCGGGCGGCCGGGAGCTCTTTGCCGGCATGATTCGCGAAATAGCGAGCGGTGCGAAGATCCATTTCGATGAGATCGTCCGGGAATTCCCCGGCGTTCTCGATGAGCCGCCCGCCAGTTTCCTCACGTTCAACTGGTATCTCTCGATGCCGAAGGCCGGCGGTGAAACCTTTGTGTACCGCCACGGGTGGCGGCCGTCGGACGAACAGTACAGGGATGGATACGGGTACACGGATGAGGCCGTACGGGGCGAACCCGTAGCCTGCGTCAAACCCGAGGCCGGTGACGCCGTCATCTTCGACTCGCGGAACCTCCACGCGGTCGAGCCGGCCCAGGGCGAGGGGCGAAGGGTGAGCCTCTCCTTCTTCCTCGGGGTGACCGGCCGGGGGCCGCTCGCCATCTGGTCCTGA
- a CDS encoding phytanoyl-CoA dioxygenase family protein, whose translation MRLNEEQVGLFRDQGFLLMESVFDEKEVEALREAFRRDSLIPGEQRIMEERGDTARAVYSSHRRQPEFAALVRSSRLLGPAHQLLHEDLYLYQFKVNAKPPFTGDLWAWHQDYLAWKIADNLPAPRLLNVGLYLDDVTEFNGPLIFIPGSHRNGLVSEGRGRERRSEQHLDPDDIRLSESEMAALVREHGMQSPKCRAGSVVFFDPEVVHGSAPNMSPFPRKLLIATYNHVANQPRPLKEPRPEYLICRDTRPLRMADEPLDSLAGGGAK comes from the coding sequence ATGCGTCTCAACGAGGAGCAGGTGGGCCTGTTCCGGGATCAGGGTTTTCTGCTGATGGAGTCGGTCTTCGACGAGAAAGAGGTCGAGGCTCTCCGGGAGGCCTTTCGCCGGGACAGCCTGATACCCGGCGAGCAGCGGATCATGGAGGAGCGCGGCGACACGGCTCGCGCGGTGTACAGCTCACACCGGCGACAGCCCGAGTTCGCGGCTCTGGTGCGCTCCTCCCGGCTGCTCGGTCCCGCACATCAGCTTCTGCACGAGGATCTCTACCTCTACCAGTTCAAGGTGAACGCGAAGCCGCCGTTCACCGGCGACCTCTGGGCGTGGCACCAGGACTACCTCGCCTGGAAGATCGCCGACAACCTCCCGGCTCCGCGCCTGCTCAACGTCGGTCTCTATCTCGACGACGTGACCGAGTTCAACGGCCCGCTGATCTTCATTCCCGGTTCGCACCGCAACGGTCTGGTGAGCGAGGGCAGAGGGCGGGAGCGGAGGTCCGAGCAGCATCTCGACCCGGACGACATCCGGCTGTCCGAGTCCGAGATGGCCGCACTCGTGCGGGAACACGGAATGCAGAGCCCCAAGTGCCGGGCCGGCTCGGTCGTGTTCTTCGACCCGGAAGTCGTCCACGGCTCGGCCCCGAACATGTCGCCCTTCCCGCGCAAACTGCTGATCGCCACCTACAACCACGTGGCCAATCAGCCCCGCCCCCTGAAGGAACCACGGCCCGAGTACCTCATCTGCCGTGACACGAGGCCCCTGCGGATGGCCGACGAACCCCTGGATTCCCTCGCCGGAGGTGGGGCGAAGTGA
- a CDS encoding zinc-binding dehydrogenase — protein MSDHAEHGTYPATARAVVLEQFGEPLVLREFDVPPAPPGGLVVESRFGGICGTDLHLQQGHLAIPTPLVLGHEGLGTVRELGPGADRDAHGSPLAVGDDVMWASSIACGQCVYCQVHREPTLCENRQTYGVNRPASAEPALSGSWAECIVLREGTTVVRLPAGVGRPAAMSLACAGPTMVHALYERRPVRVGEVVVVQGSGPVGLAAAALAQLAGASKVILVGGPEQRLGLAAKAGIADHHVNLVEAEDRDLAMDKVLGLTGGLGADLVIECTGVPAAISQGMRFCRRGGSYLVIGQYTDSGDTVINPHQIVYRQLDVVGSWAFSGAHLVEYVRLLPALARRFDLASMVTAFPLEDHRAALEAVASGTVMKAVFVSRP, from the coding sequence GTGAGCGATCACGCGGAACACGGCACGTACCCGGCCACGGCGAGGGCGGTCGTGCTGGAACAGTTCGGTGAACCCCTGGTACTCCGCGAGTTCGACGTCCCGCCCGCGCCACCCGGCGGACTGGTCGTGGAAAGCCGCTTCGGCGGCATCTGCGGGACCGATCTCCACTTGCAGCAAGGCCACTTGGCCATTCCCACCCCGCTGGTGCTCGGACACGAAGGACTCGGCACCGTGCGCGAGCTGGGTCCCGGGGCCGACCGGGACGCCCACGGCTCCCCGCTCGCCGTCGGTGACGATGTCATGTGGGCCTCCTCGATCGCCTGCGGACAGTGCGTCTACTGCCAGGTCCACCGGGAGCCGACGCTGTGCGAGAACCGGCAGACCTATGGAGTGAACCGCCCGGCCTCCGCGGAGCCCGCACTCTCCGGCTCCTGGGCCGAATGCATCGTGCTCCGGGAGGGAACCACGGTCGTCAGACTCCCGGCGGGCGTGGGGCGGCCGGCCGCGATGTCGCTGGCCTGCGCGGGGCCGACGATGGTGCACGCGCTGTACGAGCGGCGCCCGGTGCGCGTCGGTGAAGTGGTGGTGGTCCAGGGCAGCGGCCCCGTCGGACTCGCCGCGGCCGCGCTGGCGCAGCTCGCCGGAGCGTCGAAGGTCATCCTCGTCGGTGGGCCGGAGCAGCGGCTCGGCCTCGCCGCGAAGGCGGGGATCGCCGACCACCACGTGAATCTCGTCGAGGCGGAGGACCGGGACCTCGCCATGGACAAGGTCCTCGGCCTGACCGGCGGGCTCGGCGCCGACCTGGTCATCGAATGTACCGGGGTGCCCGCGGCGATCAGCCAGGGAATGCGGTTCTGCCGACGCGGTGGCTCGTATCTGGTCATCGGCCAGTACACCGACAGCGGTGACACGGTGATCAATCCCCACCAGATCGTCTACCGGCAGCTCGATGTCGTCGGTTCCTGGGCGTTCAGCGGCGCGCACCTCGTCGAGTACGTACGACTGCTGCCCGCCCTTGCCCGCCGCTTCGATTTGGCCAGTATGGTGACGGCTTTTCCCTTGGAGGACCATCGCGCCGCACTGGAAGCGGTGGCGAGCGGAACGGTGATGAAGGCGGTATTCGTCAGTCGGCCGTAA